A genomic stretch from Juglans microcarpa x Juglans regia isolate MS1-56 chromosome 3S, Jm3101_v1.0, whole genome shotgun sequence includes:
- the LOC121258569 gene encoding phytosulfokine receptor 1-like — translation MGFRRFFLSFLLLAFRFEDSISSSSSLACNSNDLKALSGFSSCLGSVIAAWNSVASPDCCNWTGVTCDNSTVSGRRVVGLELNSKRLEGKICESLADLDQLRFLNLSQNFLSGSLPADLFRLQNLEVIDVSFNDFAGEIPKDLANCTSLHHLYLRGNYLSGSLPDSIFQLQNLRELHIQDNRISRLLKNGIANLSNLEKLDISSNLFSGILPDAFGSLTRLEQFSASSNQFIGRLPISVVNSPSLQMLILNNNSMSGPINLNCSAMKNLVSLDLGSNLFHGPIPDSLSFCRRLTALNLARNNLKGELPNNFKNLDALAVLSLSNNSLENISSALEILQHCTNLSMLFLTKNFYDEEMPDSGNLQFQNLRGLVFANCRLRGSIPQWLRSCTKLQLLDLAWNHLGGRIPSWFGKFESLFYLDLSNNSFNGEIPKSLTEIQRLKSGDISLEEPFTSFQLFYYTRAASGQRLSYKQISGLRPTLDLSKNMLEGPICPCFGDLQKLHVLKLKENNLSGSIPGSLSAMTNLEILDLSHNKLSGEIPHSLLKLSFLSAFDVSYNQLYGEVPKGGQFDTFPDRSFEGNNGLCRAVCTCESKKTPTHSSREKKMKIFGWQFGVGAASGFVLTVSCCFMSGWVLPKPRKRKKAATRIGRYEACSS, via the coding sequence ATGGGCTTCCGACGTTTCTTTCTGTCCTTCCTTTTATTGGCCTTCCGTTTCGAGGATTCGATCTCAAGCTCCAGTAGCCTGGCATGCAATTCAAATGACCTTAAAGCATTGTCGGGTTTCTCCAGTTGCTTAGGATCAGTGATTGCTGCGTGGAACAGCGTGGCCTCTCCTGATTGCTGCAATTGGACTGGTGTCACTTGTGATAATTCCACTGTTTCTGGCAGAAGGGTAGTTGGCTTGGAACTTAATAGCAAAAGACTCGAGGGGAAGATCTGTGAATCCTTGGCAGACCTTGATCAGTTGAGATTCCTAaatctctctcaaaattttctaaGCGGTTCCCTTCCTGCTGATTTGTTTAGACTGCAAAATTTAGAGGTCATAGACGTAAGCTTTAATGATTTTGCTGGGGAAATTCCAAAGGATTTGGCAAATTGTACCTCTCTTCATCATCTCTACCTTCGTGGGAATTATTTATCAGGAAGTTTGCCTGATAGTATCTTCCAGCTGCAAAATCTTCGTGAACTGCATATTCAGGATAATAGGATTTCCAGGCTGCTGAAGAATGGAATTGCCAACCTTTCCAACCTTGAGAAACTGGATATTTCCTCTAATTTGTTTTCTGGAATTCTTCCGGATGCTTTTGGGAGCCTTACAAGACTTGAGCAGTTCTCAGCTTCCTCAAATCAATTCATCGGTCGTTTGCCTATTTCGGTTGTGAACTCGCCATCACTTCAAATGCTCATCTTGAACAACAACTCTATGAGTGGTCCAATCAATCTCAATTGTTCTGCAATGAAAAACCTCGTCTCCCTAGATCTTGGTTCTAATCTGTTCCACGGTCCAATTCCTGATAGTCTATCCTTCTGCCGTAGATTGACTGCGCTTAATCTTGCCCGCAACAATCTAAAAGGTGAACTTCCCAACAATTTTAAGAATCTCGACGCCCTTGCAGTTCTCTCACTCTCAAACAACAGTCTTGAAAATATATCATCAGCTCTTGAGATTCTGCAACACTGCACGAACCTAAGTATGCTATTCCTTACGAAGAACTTTTATGATGAAGAAATGCCTGATAGTGGGAATCTGCAATTCCAGAACCTCAGGGGTCTAGTTTTTGCCAACTGTAGACTCAGAGGTTCGATCCCACAATGGTTGAGGAGTTGCACCAAGTTACAGCTTTTGGATTTAGCGTGGAATCATTTGGGTGGAAGAATTCCGTCCTGGTTTGGAAAGTTTGAATCTCTGTTTTACTTGGATTTGTCAAATAATTCTTTCAATGGCGAGATACCAAAGAGCTTGACAGAAATACAGCGCCTCAAAAGCGGGGATATCTCATTAGAAGAGCCTTTCacaagttttcaacttttctacTACACTCGTGCAGCAAGTGGGCAAAGGTTGAGCTATAAGCAGATTTCAGGCCTTCGACCAACTTTAGACCTGAGCAAAAACATGCTCGAGGGACCAATCTGCCCATGTTTTGGAGATCTGCAGAAGCTGCATGTTTTGAAGCTGAAAGAGAATAATCTGTCGGGAAGTATTCCAGGAAGTTTATCAGCAATGACAAACTTGGAGATTTTGGATTTGTCTCATAATAAACTGTCAGGAGAAATACCTCATTCTCTATTAAAACTTAGCTTTCTGTCGGCTTTTGACGTATCATATAATCAGTTGTATGGGGAAGTCCCAAAAGGAGGTCAGTTCGATACTTTCCCAGATAGAAGCTTTGAAGGAAACAACGGTCTGTGTCGTGCGGTCTGTACTTGTGAATCTAAAAAAACTCCGACTCATTCTtcgagagagaaaaagatgaaaatcttTGGCTGGCAGTTTGGAGTCGGAGCTGCAAGTGGTTTTGTTCTTACTGTCAGCTGTTGCTTCATGTCCGGATGGGTGCTTCCGAAGCCGCGAAAGAGAAAGAAGGCAGCAACTAGAATTGGAAGGTATGAGGCGTGTTCCAGTTAG
- the LOC121257793 gene encoding bifunctional riboflavin biosynthesis protein RIBA 1, chloroplastic-like isoform X1 encodes MAFINISSPSTTPLSRLQVCKSFNSFNGLLSVNPSLAKSYASDLPLIQLGGKFSSSIKGVGKTRAALISGEGDLLSYANEKNIENDTLNGDRSVGIEIQPDTVAFGTLAADTGLAGGSFPIDNDELDLDSPTEGFSSIPEAIEDIRKGKIVVVVDDEDRENEGDLIMAAQLATPEAMAFIVKHGTGIVCVSMKEEDLERLQLPLMVSQKDNDEKLCTAFTVTVDAKHGTTTGVSACDRATTVLALASRDSKPDDFNRPGHIFPLKYRDGGVLKRAGHTEASVDLAMLAGLDPVGVLCEVVDDDGSMARLPKLRKFVEQENLKIISIADLIRYRRKRDKLVDRSAIARIPTMWGPFTSYCYRSILDGIEHIAMVKGDIGDGQDILVRVHSECLTGDIFGSARCDCGNQLALAMQQIEAAGRGVLVYLRGHEGRGIGLGHKLRAYNLQDDGRDTVEANEELGLPVDSREYGIGAQILRDLGVRTMKLMTNNPAKYVGLKGYGLEIVGRVPLLTLITKENRRYLETKRAKMGHVYGLEFNGHSSSLIGGNGTTGQVSVASDAVSDEA; translated from the exons ATGGCGTTCATCAACATTTCTTCTCCTTCAACGACACCTCTCTCTCGCCTGCA GGTATGCAAAAGCTTCAATTCCTTCAATGGATTGCTCAGTGTAAATCCTTCCCTGGCGAAAAGCTATGCATCTGATTTGCCCTTGATCCAGCTGGGTGGCAAATTTTCCTCAAGTATTAAAGGTGTTGGTAAAACTAGAGCTGCATTGATATCTGGAGAAGGTGACCTTCTGTCTTATGCCaatgagaaaaatattgaaaatgacACCCTCAATGGTGATCGATCAGTTGGAATTGAGATACAACCCGATACTGTTGCATTTGGAACCCTGGCAGCTGATACCGGTCTTGCAGGTGGTAGTTTTCCCATTGATAATGATGAATTGGATTTGGATAGCCCTACTGAAGGTTTTTCTTCCATCCCAGAGGCCATTGAGGACATCCGCAAAGGAAAG ATTGTAGTAGTTGTGGACGATGAGGACAGAGAAAATGAAGGAGATTTAATTATGGCTGCGCAATTGGCAACTCCTGAGGCCATGGCTTTTATAGTGAAGCATGGAACTGGAATAGTTTGTGTAAGCATGAAAGAGGAAGATCTTGAAAGGTTACAGCTTCCTTTGATGGTGTCCCAGAAGGATAATGATGAGAAACTTTGTACAGCTTTCACAGTGACTGTG GATGCCAAACATGGTACAACCACTGGAGTATCAGCTTGTGATAGGGCAACAACAGTATTGGCTCTTGCATCCAGAGATTCAAAACCTGACGATTTCAACCGCCCTGGCCATATTTTTCCATTGAAATACAGAGATGGCGGTGTCCTGAAAAGAGCTGGGCATACAGAAGCTTCTGTTGATCTTGCCATGCTTGCTGGGTTGGACCCTGTTGGAGTTCTATGCGAGGTTGTGGATGATGATGGTTCCATGGCTAGATTACCAAAGCTTCGTAAATTTGTTGAGCAGGAGAATTTGAAAATCATATCTATCGCTGATTTGATTAG GTatagaagaaaaagagataaattGGTCGATCGCTCTGCTATTGCCAGGATACCGACAATGTGGGGGCCATTTACATCCTACTGCTATAGATCCATCTTGGATGGGATTGAGCATATTGCAATGGTTAAG GGTGACATTGGGGATGGACAGGATATTCTTGTGAGAGTGCATTCAGAATGTCTCACAGGAGATATTTTTGGATCGGCCAGATGTGACTGTGGAAACCAGCTGGCACTTGCCATGCAGCAAATTGAGGCTGCAGGCAGGGGTGTACTGGTGTACCTCCGTGGACATGAAGGCAGGGGCATTGGTTTGGGCCACAAGCTTCGTGCTTATAATCTCCAGGATGATGGGCGTGACACGGTGGAAGCCAATGAGGAGTTAGGATTGCCTGTTGACTCCCGAGAATATGGCATTGGTGCACAG ATTCTGAGGGATTTAGGTGTTCGGACAATGAAGCTGATGACAAACAACCCTGCTAAGTATGTTGGGCTCAAGGGTTATGGTTTGGAGATTGTGGGCAGGGTCCCATTATTAACTCTGATTACGAAGGAGAACAGGAGATATTTGGAGACCAAGCGTGCTAAAATGGGTCATGTCTATGGGTTAGAATTTAACGGCCATTCAAGTAGTCTCATCGGTGGGAATGGTACAACGGGTCAGGTCAGTGTTGCATCTGATGCTGTTTCTGACGAAGCATAA
- the LOC121258570 gene encoding dicarboxylate transporter 2.1, chloroplastic-like, with amino-acid sequence MESFALHSISPSFSLPSRTSFLLHRSRPISKSPPFLPTLRYSSSSFSTFSSSSFPTVPKPSLLKSRLSPIHASSSSKTTNPSPPPPPPPQGAKPIPFIISISIGLIVRFLVPKPPQVTPQAWQLLSIFLSTVAGLVLSPLPVGAWAFLGLTSSIVTKTLTFSSAFAAFTNEVIWLIVISFFFARGFVKTGLGDRIATYFVKWLGKSTLGLSYGLTISEVLIAPAMPSTTARAGGVFLPIIKSLSLSAGSKPGDPSARKLGSYLIQSQFQSACNSSALFLTAAAQNLLCLKLAEELGVVIKSPWISWLKAASLPALVCLLATPLILYKLYPPEAKDTPDAPAMAAKKLENMGPVTRNEWAMVGTMLLAVSLWVFGDALGIASVVGAMIGLSILLLLGVLNWEDCLSEKSAWDTLAWFAVLVGMAGQLTNLGIVAWMSDSVAKSLQSLSLSWSAAFGILQASYFLIHYLFASQTGHVGALYSAFLAMHLAAGVPGMLAALALAYNTNLFGAITHYSSGQAAVYYGAGYVDLPDVFKMGFIMALTNATIWGVVGGFWWKFLGLY; translated from the exons ATGGAGAGCTTTGCACTGCATTCTATCTCCCCAtccttctctctcccctcccGCACTTCCTTCCTCCTCCACCGCTCCCGCCCCATCTCCAAATCCCCACCTTTCCTTCCAACCCTCCGAtattcctcctcctccttctccaccTTCTCATCCTCTTCCTTTCCCACTGTCCCAAAGCCTTCCCTCCTTAAATCGCGTCTCTCACCAATTCACGCCTCCTCTTCCTCCAAAACCACAAACCCATCtccgcctcctcctcctcctcctcaagGTGCCAAACCCATCCCGTTCATAATCTCAATCTCCATCGGCCTCATTGTCCGCTTCCTCGtccccaaaccaccacaagTCACTCCCCAGGCCTGGCAATTACTCTCTATCTTCCTCTCCACCGTCGCCGGCCTCGTCTTGAGCCCATTGCCCGTCGGCGCTTGGGCTTTCCTCGGCCTCACCTCCTCCATCGTCACCAAAACGCTGACCTTCTCCAGCGCCTTTGCCGCGTTCACCAACGAGGTCATCTGGCTGATTGTCATATCCTTCTTCTTCGCCCGCGGTTTTGTGAAGACCGGGTTGGGGGATAGGATCGCCACCTATTTCGTCAAGTGGTTGGGGAAAAGTACCTTGGGGTTGTCATACGGCTTGACGATTAGCGAGGTTCTTATCGCGCCGGCAATGCCGAGCACCACCGCGAGGGCTGGTGGCGTGTTCTTGCCAATAATCAAATCCCTGTCGCTTTCAGCAGGGAGCAAACCGGGGGATCCCTCGGCAAGAAAGCTCGGGTCTTATCTCATTCAGTCCCAATTTCAG TCTGCTTGTAACTCTAGTGCTCTTTTCCTAACTGCTGCAGCTCAAAACCTGCTCTGCCTCAAATTAGCCGAGGAGCTAGGGGTGGTCATTAAAAGCCCCTGGATTTCTTGGTTGAAGGCTGCTAGTTTGCCAGCACTTGTCTGTCTCCTAGCTACTCCATTAATCTTATACAAGCTATATCCTCCTGAAGCCAAAGATACACCAGATGCCCCTGCCATGGCTGCAAAGAAACTGGAGAACATGGGCCCTGTCACCAGAAATGAGTGGGCAATGGTTGGTACAATGCTTCTTGCAGTCTCTTTGTGGGTCTTTGG AGATGCTCTTGGTATAGCAAGTGTTGTAGGTGCAATGATAGGCTTATCAATACTCCTTTTGCTGGGAGTCCTGAATTGGGAGGATTGCTTAAGTGAAAAATCAGCATGGGATACCTTAGCTTGGTTTGCGGTTCTAGTGGGTATGGCTGGACAATTAACAAACCTTGGTATCGTCGCCTGGATGTCTGATAGTGTGGCCAAGTCCCtccagtctctctctctaagttgGTCAGCGGCATTTGGCATTCTTCAGGCATCTTACTTCTTGATCCACTACCTCTTTGCAAGTCAAACAGGTCATGTTGGAGCTTTATACTCTGCATTCCTTGCAATGCACTTGGCAGCGGGGGTTCCTGGCATGTTGGCAGCTCTGGCTCTGGCTTACAACACTAATCTTTTCGGTGCTATTACACATTATAGCAGCGGTCAGGCTGCTGTATACTATGGAG CTGGTTACGTTGACCTTCCCGACGTATTCAAAATGGGCTTCATAATGGCTCTTACGAATGCCACCATCTGGGGAGTAGTTGGAGGATTTTGGTGGAAGTTTTTGGGCCTCTATTGA
- the LOC121257793 gene encoding bifunctional riboflavin biosynthesis protein RIBA 1, chloroplastic-like isoform X2, giving the protein MAFINISSPSTTPLSRLQVCKSFNSFNGLLSVNPSLAKSYASDLPLIQLGGKFSSSIKGVGKTRAALISGEGGSFPIDNDELDLDSPTEGFSSIPEAIEDIRKGKIVVVVDDEDRENEGDLIMAAQLATPEAMAFIVKHGTGIVCVSMKEEDLERLQLPLMVSQKDNDEKLCTAFTVTVDAKHGTTTGVSACDRATTVLALASRDSKPDDFNRPGHIFPLKYRDGGVLKRAGHTEASVDLAMLAGLDPVGVLCEVVDDDGSMARLPKLRKFVEQENLKIISIADLIRYRRKRDKLVDRSAIARIPTMWGPFTSYCYRSILDGIEHIAMVKGDIGDGQDILVRVHSECLTGDIFGSARCDCGNQLALAMQQIEAAGRGVLVYLRGHEGRGIGLGHKLRAYNLQDDGRDTVEANEELGLPVDSREYGIGAQILRDLGVRTMKLMTNNPAKYVGLKGYGLEIVGRVPLLTLITKENRRYLETKRAKMGHVYGLEFNGHSSSLIGGNGTTGQVSVASDAVSDEA; this is encoded by the exons ATGGCGTTCATCAACATTTCTTCTCCTTCAACGACACCTCTCTCTCGCCTGCA GGTATGCAAAAGCTTCAATTCCTTCAATGGATTGCTCAGTGTAAATCCTTCCCTGGCGAAAAGCTATGCATCTGATTTGCCCTTGATCCAGCTGGGTGGCAAATTTTCCTCAAGTATTAAAGGTGTTGGTAAAACTAGAGCTGCATTGATATCTGGAGAAG GTGGTAGTTTTCCCATTGATAATGATGAATTGGATTTGGATAGCCCTACTGAAGGTTTTTCTTCCATCCCAGAGGCCATTGAGGACATCCGCAAAGGAAAG ATTGTAGTAGTTGTGGACGATGAGGACAGAGAAAATGAAGGAGATTTAATTATGGCTGCGCAATTGGCAACTCCTGAGGCCATGGCTTTTATAGTGAAGCATGGAACTGGAATAGTTTGTGTAAGCATGAAAGAGGAAGATCTTGAAAGGTTACAGCTTCCTTTGATGGTGTCCCAGAAGGATAATGATGAGAAACTTTGTACAGCTTTCACAGTGACTGTG GATGCCAAACATGGTACAACCACTGGAGTATCAGCTTGTGATAGGGCAACAACAGTATTGGCTCTTGCATCCAGAGATTCAAAACCTGACGATTTCAACCGCCCTGGCCATATTTTTCCATTGAAATACAGAGATGGCGGTGTCCTGAAAAGAGCTGGGCATACAGAAGCTTCTGTTGATCTTGCCATGCTTGCTGGGTTGGACCCTGTTGGAGTTCTATGCGAGGTTGTGGATGATGATGGTTCCATGGCTAGATTACCAAAGCTTCGTAAATTTGTTGAGCAGGAGAATTTGAAAATCATATCTATCGCTGATTTGATTAG GTatagaagaaaaagagataaattGGTCGATCGCTCTGCTATTGCCAGGATACCGACAATGTGGGGGCCATTTACATCCTACTGCTATAGATCCATCTTGGATGGGATTGAGCATATTGCAATGGTTAAG GGTGACATTGGGGATGGACAGGATATTCTTGTGAGAGTGCATTCAGAATGTCTCACAGGAGATATTTTTGGATCGGCCAGATGTGACTGTGGAAACCAGCTGGCACTTGCCATGCAGCAAATTGAGGCTGCAGGCAGGGGTGTACTGGTGTACCTCCGTGGACATGAAGGCAGGGGCATTGGTTTGGGCCACAAGCTTCGTGCTTATAATCTCCAGGATGATGGGCGTGACACGGTGGAAGCCAATGAGGAGTTAGGATTGCCTGTTGACTCCCGAGAATATGGCATTGGTGCACAG ATTCTGAGGGATTTAGGTGTTCGGACAATGAAGCTGATGACAAACAACCCTGCTAAGTATGTTGGGCTCAAGGGTTATGGTTTGGAGATTGTGGGCAGGGTCCCATTATTAACTCTGATTACGAAGGAGAACAGGAGATATTTGGAGACCAAGCGTGCTAAAATGGGTCATGTCTATGGGTTAGAATTTAACGGCCATTCAAGTAGTCTCATCGGTGGGAATGGTACAACGGGTCAGGTCAGTGTTGCATCTGATGCTGTTTCTGACGAAGCATAA